The following DNA comes from Amycolatopsis solani.
CCGCGCCGGGTGCTGCCGGACCGCGGCGGTGAGCTCGCCGACGAGCGCTTCGTAACCACCCAGCGCGAGTCCGACGGCGGCGCGCTCCTCCAGCACCGACAGCCGGGCTTCGTCCAGCCGCGCCGCCTCGGCGGCGAGCGTGGACCGGCCCAGCTCGCCGAGCGCCGGCCCCCGCCACAACGACAGGGCCTCGTCGAAGAGTTCCGCGGCCCGCGCGGTGCTGCCGCGCGCCACCTCGGCCCTGGCCTCGGCGACCAGCCGCTCGAACCGCAGGTGGTCGACGGCGTCCGGCTCGACCCGCAGCACGTACCCCGGCGGCCGCGTCTCGATCACCTCGCCGCCGCCGGGCAGCTTCCGGCGCAGGGTCGACACGTAGGACTGGACGAGATCGGTGGCGGTGGCGGGCGAGTCGGCGCCCCACACGACGTCGACGAGGCGTGACACCGAGCAGACGTGCCCGGGGACCAGCGCGAGTGCCGCCAGCAGTGCCCTCGGCTTGCTGCCGCCGACCGGCACGGGCGCGGCACCGGCCCAGACCTCGACCGAGCCCAGCACCCGGATATCCATGCGGTCCCCCCGGACGACCTGCGTCCCTCCGCCCGCGAGTCTACCCAGCGTCACCGGCGGGAGGAACCGGCAAAGCGCCCAAAGCCGTCCGCGGCCGGCGTCCATTTCGGACCGCCGCGCCGTCCGGCTCCGGCCCGGGCGCTGTCCGCCGAACGGCCGCTACCCCTCCTCCCGGAACCGGCATAGAGTCCGCGCAGGCCCGTTCTGGGGTCCTTGGGGGGAACACATGGTCTTGTCACGTCCGCTCGCGCTCGTCGTCGCCCTGGTGGCCGCGCTCGTCCCGGCAGTAGCCGCACCAGCTGCTCAAGCCGCCGTCACCTCGCCCGCTTCCTCCTTCACCGCCGTGCAGCCCACGCGGTTCCTCGACACCGTTCGCGGGGTCGGGATCGCGATCGGGCCGGTGGGGGCGAAGACCACCGTGACCGGCAGCGCGGCCTCGCTCGCGCCCGTCAACAGCACCGCCGTCGTCGTGAACCTCTGGGTCGAGAGCCCGACCGCCGACTCCGCGGTCACCGCCTTCACGCACGGGCAGGCCCGGCCGGCGCTGCCCAGCATGCAGGTGCAGGCCGGCAAGCGGCGGTCCAACCAGGTCACCGTGCAGGTCGGGGCCGACCGGACTGTCGACTTCTACAACGAGGCCGGCTCCGTCCACCTCATCGCCAGCATCGTCGGCTACTACACGACCGACGCCGGCTCGCGGTACACGCCGGTCAGTCCCTCGCGGCTGCTCATCAGCTCGCTCGGGAACGGCACCACGACCAAGCTGAGCCTGGTCGACGAAGTGCCCGCCACGGCCACCGCCGTGACGTTCGCCCTCACGCTGACCAACCCGTCCGCGGCCACCTACGCCTCCGTGTTCCCGCACAGCACGCCGCGGCCGACCATGGCCAGCGTCGCCGCCTACCCCGGTGGGCAGGGCACGAACCTGGTCACCGTCAAGATCGGCGCGGACCGGTCGATCGACTTCTACAACCTGGCCGGTCAGGTCGAGGTGTACGCCGACCTCGTCGGCTTCTACGCCACCGACTACGGCGCCTTCTTCACCCCGGTCGCCCCGGAGCGGGTGCTGGACAGCCGCAGCGGGCTCGGGACGTGGGACGGTCAGCCCAAGAAGATCGGCGCGAACAGCGACCTCGCGTACCGGCTGCAGCCGTCGATCCCCTCGAACGCGCTCGCCGTCGTCCTGAACGTGACCGGCTATTCGGCGACCGCGACCACCGCCGTCACGGCGTGGGACCGCCCGTCGACCACCCAGCCCGACCCCGGCCTGTCCCTCGCACCGGGACAGACGATCTCGGTGGCGGCCGCGCCCGTCGTGTCCGCGGTCGGCCCGGCGGTCAACGCCTCGTCCGACACGGACCGCTCGGTCTACGTCCACAACCGCGCCGGCACGGTCGACGTGTCGGCCGACCTCGCCGGCTACTTCACCCTGCCGGCCGCCGACTGCCTCAACCAGTGCGTTTCGACGTGGAGCAGTTACTCGTGGCACCAGGGCACCGGGTACATCGGGACGCCGAAGCCGATGGCCGGCCTGAGCGACGTCGTCGCCATCGCCGGCTGGACCTCGCACGGCTACGCGCTGCGCGTCGACGGGACCGTCCGGGCGTGGGGCTCCAACTCGTCCGGCCAACTGGGCAACGGCTGGTACAGCGGGGCGTCGCGCGCGCCGGTCCCGGTCGTCGGGCTGACCTCGGTCACGGCCATCGCGGCCGGTGAGATCGAAGGGTTCGCCCGGCGCTCCGACGGCACCGTGTGGCGGTGGGGGAACGCCGTCAACGCACCCGCGCAGGTCGCCGGCCTCACCGGGGTCACCGCCATCGCGGCCGCGCGAAACACCGCGTACGCGCTGAAGTCCGACGGCACCGTGTGGGCCTGGGGCAGCAACGAACGCGGCGAGCTGGGCACCGGCTCGACCGCGGCGAGCTCCGCCACGCCGGTGCGCGTCTCCGGCCTGAGCGGCGTCCAGACGATCGGCAGCGGCGACGGGTACAGCGCCTATGCCGTGAAGGCCGACGGCACCGTGTGGGCCTGGGGCGACAACAGCCACAACCAGCTCGGCACCGGCGTCGCGTGCCCGACCTCGAGCTGCCTGTCCCGCACGCCGGTGCCGGTGGCCGGCCTGACCGGCGTCACCGCCGTGACCGGCAACTACGGGGCGGCCTACGCGCTGAAGTCCGACGGCACCGTCCACTCCTGGGGCGACAACGACCGCGGCCGGCTCGGCAACGGCGTGAGCTGCGAATCGGCGGGCCCGAACTGCACGTCGGCGGTCCCGGCCCCGGTGCGCGACCTCACCGGCGTCAAGGCGATCGGCTTTTTCAACGGCGGTGGGTACGCCGTCAAGACCGACGGCACGGTCTGGGGCTGGGGCGACAACCACGAGCTCGAGCTCGGGCAAGGGGTCACGGCGTACCCGTGGTGGGCCGCGGCCCCGGTCCAGGTGCCCGGCCTCAGCCGTGTCAAGGCCATCGCGAGCGGGCTGGCCCTGGGAGAGTGACCCCATGACGACGACGCACACCCTGGAAACGCCCGAGGCCGACATCGTCTACGACGTGCACGGCCCGGCGTCCGGCGGACGGCCGCTGCTGCTCATCGGGCAGCCGATGGCCGCCGACGGCTTCGGCACGCTGGCCGGGCTCTTCCCCGACCGGACCGTGGTCACCTACGACCCGCGCGGGCTCGGGCGCAGCGTCCGCAAGGACGGCCGCGAGGACCACGTGCCGGAGGTCCAGGCCGGGGACGTCCACGCCGTCATCGAGGCGCTCGGCGCGGGCCCGGTCGACGTGTTCGGCAGCAGCGGGGGCGCGGTCGCCGCGCTCGCGCTGGTCGAGGCGCACCCGGAAGACGTCGTCACGCTTGTGGCCCACGAACCGCCGCTGGCCGCCTTACTGCCCGACGCGGCCGCGGCCGAGCGCGCCTCGAAGGCGATGCGGGACGCCTACCAGGCCAAGGGTTTCGGCGCCGGGATGGCCGCGTTCATGGTGCTGGCGTCGTGGAAGGGCGAGTTCACCGACGCCTACTTCGCGCTCCCGCCGGCGGACCCCGCCCAGTTCGGCCTGCCGACCGAGGACGACGGCCGCCGGGACGACCCGCTGCTGTCCGAGCGCTCCCTGGCGGTCACGGCTTTCCGGCCGGACGTCCCCGCGCTGACGGCGGCTCCGACGCGGATCGTCGTCGGCGTCGGCGAGGAGTCCATCGACGAGATGACCGGGCGGGCCGGCCTCGCGACGGCCGCGGCGCTGGGCCAGGAGGCCACGGTGTTTCCCAGTCACCACGGTGGTTTTCTGGGCGGGGAACACGGGTACGCCGGGAAGCCGGAAGCCTTCGCGGCGAAGCTGCGTGAGGTGCTGGCGGGCTAGGCCCCGAGGTGTTCGACCAGCTTCGCGAGCTGGTCCGCGTACTGCCGCACGAAGTCCGGGGACGCCGGGTCCATCCCGGTCAGTCCTTCGGCCACGTGCGGCAGGGTCACCGGGGCCATCGCGGCCGACATCAGCAGCACCGTGAAACACGCCGGGTCGATCCACTCCGGGAGGCGGCCCGCTTCCTTCAGCTCCGCGATCCGCGCCACCGTGCCGGTCAGGCGCTGCGTGCGGGGTCCGTGGTCGGGGTCCGACTCGGCGCCTTCGTACTCCAGCCCGGACCACGCCACCAGCCGCATGCCGTCGCGGCCCGTCGTGGCTTCGAGCGCGTGGCGCCGGATCTGCTCCGACAGCGGCATGTCCGGCGAGACCAGCTCGCCCTGCCGCTCGGTCCACTGCTCCGACAGCGCCCGGTACAGGCCTTCCTTACCGTCGAAGTAGTACGAAATCAGCTGCTGGTTCACCCCGGCCCGTGCCGCGATCGCCGCGATCCGGGCGCCCGCGTAGCCCTTCGCCGCGAACTCCGCGCCCGCCGCGTCGAGGATCAGGCGGCGGGTGCGTTCCGGATCCCGTTGCCGCTCTTGGGGCTTCGGCGAACGGCGGGGCTTCGAAGCGGTCACGCCGCGACTATACGTCAGCCGGTTGCTTGACCTTGTTCACCGAAAGGATGAGAGCGACGACCAGCACGCCCGCGCTGACCAGCAGCGCTCCAGTCGTCGCCGACGCCGATCCGGCGTCGAGCCGGGCGAAGAACACCGTGCCGGACAGCGCGATCCCGGTCGCCGTGCCGAGCTGGACGGTGGTGTTGACGACGCCGGACGCCGCCCCCGCGAGCTCCGGCCGGACTTCGGCCATCGACGCGGCGAACAGCGCGTTCAGCACCGCGCCCATCCCCAGCCCGACGGCGATCACCGGCACCAGCAGCTCCCAGCCGCGCAACGCGGGATCCCCGGCCACAAAGGCGATCGCGACCAGCCCGGCCAGCAGCACGCCGAGGGCGCCCGCCGTGAACGCCCGGCCGAAGCGGGCCGCCAGGCGCAGGGCGAGGACGTTGCCCGCGACGATGCCGAGCGTCGACGGCGCGAACGTCAAAGCCGCTTCCCACGGGGAAAATCCGAGCCCCAGCTGCAGGTGCAGGGTCAGGACGAAGAACACGCCGGTCGCCGTGGTGACGCAGAACAGCACCGCCTGACCGACGGCGAGCCGGCGCAGCAGTTCCGGCGGGACCAGCGGTTCGCCGCCGCGGCGGAACTGGAACCGTTGGTGCAGCACGAATACCCCGAACAGGGGGACGGCCGCCACCAGCAGCGCGACCGTCCACATCGGCCAGCCCAGCTCGCGGCCCTGCACCAGCGGGTAGAACACGGCGGCCGACGCGGCGGTCAGCAGCGCGAGGCCCACCGGGTCCGTGCGGTGCCGGCGGAACCCCGGCCGGCCGGCCATGGTGGCCAGCGCGCCGAGGAGCGCGAGCACCCCGATGGGGACGTTCACCAGGAAGATCGCCCGCCAGCCGGTGCCGAACAGGTCCGCTTCGGTCAACGCGCCACCCAGCAGCGGCCCGGCGAGCCCGCCGACCGGGAACGCGCCCGCGTACCAGGCCATCGCCTTCGGCCGCTCCCGCTCGTCGAACTCCGCGTGGATGAACGACAAGACCTGCGGCACCATCAGGCCGGAGCCGACGCCCTGTACCACGCGCGCGGCGATCAGCACGCCGACGTGCCCGGCGAGGCCGGCGACCAGCGACGCGGTGGTGAACACGAGCATGCCCGCCACGAACAGCTTCTTCGTCCCGTGCCGGTCGCCGAGGCGGCCGCCGGTGATCAGCGTGAGCGCGAACCCCAGCGCGTAGCCCGCCGAAATCCACTGCAGGGCGGCTTCGCCGGTGCCGAGTTCGCGCCGGATCGTCGGCAGGGCCACCGCCACGATCTGGTTGTCGATCATGTCCACCAGGACGGCGAGCACGGCGACCGCCAGTCCCCACCACCTGAGTGCGTGCTTTTCCACTTCATCCCCGTCCGTCTCGGTGCCACCGATAATCATGCAGACGAGAGACTGTGTCAACCATCTGTTTGATTAGCCGCGCCGGTGGCGAAGCGGCTGATCGGGCGGGTGCGTGCCATGATCGGGCATGGCCACCCTTCGCGACGCCCGCGAGCCGGAGCTCAACAGCGGGATCCTGCCCGGGAACGTGCGGGCCGACGACTGGATCATGCTCATCCTCGCCGCCGGGTCGGTCGGGTTGCTGGGGTTCATGGTGCTCAGCCCGCCCGCGCGGGACGTCGGGCTGGTGATCTTCTCCGTCGACTGCGCGATCTGCGGGGTGTTCCTCCTCGAGTTCCTGTGGCGGTGGCGGAAACGCCGGTGGGCCAAGAAGTTCCTGGTGCGCAACTGGTACGAGTTGTTCGCCATGATCCCGGTCGCGCACCCCGCGATGGCCGCGCACAAGTTCGTCAGCGTCGTGCTGCTGCTGATCCGGATCGGGCGGGCCGCGGACCGGGCCGTCGGGGAGCAGTTCACCTACCGGCTCGTCGACAAGCTGTCCGAGCCGATCGTGAAGGCCATCAAGAAACCGGTCACCATCGCGGTGCTCGACGAGGTCGTCAAGGTGCTGGAAACCGGGAACTACCCGGAAAACCTCGCCAAGTCGCTCGGGGCCAACAAGGAAGAGCTGCGCGCGATCATCACCGAGAAGATCGCCGCCGACCCGCAGCTCGGGAAGCTCAAGCGGCTGCCGTTCCACGACGAGATCGTGCGGACGTGCGTCGACACGTCGTTCCGCGTGCTGCTCGAAGTCCTGCTGGACCCGCGGATCGACGACTTCTTCTCCGCCGTCGTGCGCGACAACCGCGAGCAGATCCGGCTGGCCGTGCAGCTCGGGCTCAACGAAACGGACGACGAGGAGAGGGAGAAGTCCCTGCCCGTGCGCACCCAGCACACGGCCGCGCTCGAATACGACCGCCTGCACCCGAGGTCACGGCCGTGACCGCACGTACTCCCCGAGCCGGGCGGCCGCGTCGAGCATGGCCAGGCCCCGCCGCGTGAGTTTTTCCTGCCAGCCGGCCAGCGCGCCGGCCAGTGCATCGGTGCCGCCCGCCGTGCGGACCTGTTCGACCACCGTCGCGATGTGCGCCAGCGGGTAGCCGCCGCGGCGGAGGAGGTGGGCCAGCTCGGCGTCGCGGATGTCGGCCGCCCGGAAGACCCGGTAACCGGTCGCGCGGTTCCGTTCGGGCACGAGGATCCCGGCGCGTTCCCACGCCCGCACGGTCGCCGCCGTGACCTCGAGCCGGTGCGCCAGCTCCCCGATGGACCACCCGGCGCTCGCCGGTTCCGGGGCCGGCCCGGTCGTCACCTGGCTGATCGCCGTGCGCACCGCGTTGAGAGTCGCGCGATCGCGGGACAGCTGCGCGTGGCCGCGGTCGACCAGCTCCAGCGCGCGGTCGAGGTCGTCGGCGTTGACGGCGGCCATGATGCCGCCGGCCGTGGCGTGCCCGTGGGCCGGGATCAGCGCGAGGAACGCCCGCAACGCCTTCGCGTGCACGTCGGTGTAAACCCGGTATCCGCTCTCGGTGCGCGCGGCGGGCGGGAGGAAGCCGTCACGCTCGTAGTTGCGCACGGCCTGCGTGGAGAGGCCGTGCTCGCGGGCCAGATCGGCGGGTCTCAACCGGGTGTTCAAGGATACGATTCAACCACATGGAGCTCACCGACTTCACCGCCGAACTGCTCGCGCTCGGCGAGCCGACCCACTTCGAACCCGCCTTCGCGCGCATCCGCAACGACTTCTTCGCGCGGCTGACCGCGCACGGCTTCCGCTCGATCGCGCTGGAGACCGACCGCGTCGCGGCGCTCGACGGCGGGTTCTCCCACGGTTTCGGCGAGCTGGCCGCCAACCGGCAGCTGCTCGCCTGGCTGCGCGAGTACAACGAGACCGCCGAAGAACCGCTGACCTTCCACGGCTTCGACGCCCCGACCGAGATGTTCAGCGCGCCCAGCCCGCGCCGTTACCTCGAGCACGTCCGCGACTACCTGGGACTCGACGTCGACCTCCCGGCGGGCGACGACGAGCGCTGGAGCCGCTCCGAAGCGATCCTCGACCCGGCTCAGTCGCCCGGCGCCACCCCCGAGGCTCGTGAGCTGCGGATCCTCGCCGACGACCTGCTGACCGCCCTCCACGCGGAGGCACCCCGGCTCATCGCGGCGACTTCGCGTGCCGCGTGGGACCGCGCCCGGATCCACGCCACCGCCGGGCTCGACCTCCTGCGCTACCACGCGGCGTCGGCGGTGCCCGGCGACCGGGACACGAGGATCGCGCGCCTGGCAGGCGCCCGCGCGGTCATCATGGCCCGGAACCTCCTCGACATCCACGCGTCGGGACCCGGCCGGACGCTGGTGTTCGCGCACAACGCCCACCTGGGCTCCGGCGCCGGCACGATCGTCGCGTCCCGGCTCGGCGACCGGTACGCCTTCATCGCCGGCAGCCTCGGTCACAGCGACGCCCTCGGCCTCGGCGAGCCGGCCGCGGACACCTACGAAGGGCGCCTGCAGCGCGACACCGCCGACTGGCGGCTGACCGCCGAGGTCCCGGCCGGTCGCACCCGGGACGACCACGACCACCGGTACGCGCCGCTCACCCGGGAACTGCTCGACGCCGCCGACGCCGTGCTGCACGTCGCCTGAACGCACGGGGGTCGTGAGTGTTTAGGACGGTTCTAACCGTCCTAAACACTCACGACCGGTCGCGGCAGCGTGCTTACGGGTAGCTGACCACGTTGACCGGCACCGTGCCCGAAGGCGTGACACCGCCGGTGTCGTTGATGACGTGCGTGATCGTGCCGCGGTAGTTGAGCGACACCGACAGCAGGCTGTGGAACTTCACGCCGCTGGTGTTCGGCACCTCGAACGCGTGGTAGCTGGACACCGCCGGGTTCGTGTCGAAGAAGCAGTAGCTCCCGAGACCCCAGGCCTCATGCGACGTCACGTTCGACGCCACCTTGTAGGCCGCGTACCCGGCGACGCCGGACGGCGCGTTCCACGACGCCTGGTTCGGCACGTCGTAGGGCATTTCGTTCTGGAAGAAGATCGTCCTCCCGCCCTGGCCGTTCCAGATCACCTGGTACTTCTGGTAGTGCTCGACGAACAGGCCGGTGGCCAGCACGTTCGCGCCGTTCACCACGAGCCCGGTGTCGGCCGTGTTCGTGTTCCAGCCGTACGTGCCCGCGTTGCCGTGGTCGGCCCGCCACGCCCAGATGTGGTCGATGATCGTGTCGGAGCTGTTGACGATCAGGCTGTTCGTCGCCTTGCCGGCGATCGCGCCGCCGATCCGGAAGAACACGTCCTGGACCGTCGTCGGGTTCGACGCGTGCGACGCCGACGAGCCGGACTGGCCCACGGTGAGCAGCGCCTGCGAGTTCGTCGTGCCCGCGTCGAAGAGCAGGCCCTTGAGCCGCACGCCGTCCACATCGGACACCTGCATCGCGTTGACGCCGTTGTCGGGCACCAGCGTCGGGTAGCCGATGCCGAGGATCGTCGTGTTCGCCTTGGTCACGTTGAGCGTCTGGTTGAGGTGGTAGACGCCCGGCGTGAAGAACAGGTTGCAGCCCGCGGCGAGCGCGTTGTTGATCGACGAGGCCGTGTCACCGGACTTGACGACGTAGAACTGGCTCATCGGCGCCGACGTGCCCGGCGTGCTGCCGTTCGCCCAGCTCGGGCCGGACGCGTTGGTGCGCAGGGAAGGCAGGAACACGCGGTACTTGCCGGAGCCGTCGACGTAGAGGTAAGGCACGTCGCGGGAGACCGGGGTCGTCGCCAGCGTGGTCTCCGGCGGGTTCGGGAACGTGGTCGCCGGCGCGCCGCTGGTGCCGGAGAAGACCATGTTCCAGACGCCGCCGTTCCAGCTGCCGAGCTGGGAGTCGCGGGTGTACCACTGCTGCTGCGACACCGACGCGGCCTGGCCGGCCACCTTCGTGTCGGCGATGTAGCCGCCGCTGGCGAAGCCGTAGCTCGCCGGGTACAGCTGCAGCCCGCCGCGGACGTCCATCCGGCGGAACGGCGCGGCCTGCGCGACCGCCCAGCGCTCCTGGCCACCGGAGGGGTTGACCGCCATGTTTTCCGCCGAGCGCCAGAAGTTCTGCAGCGCGACGCCGTTGTCGGAGGCGTTGAAGGCGTCGACCGTGACGTCACCGTTGATCAAGACGTCGCCGGGGTTCTGGCCGAGCCCGGCCACCGAGGTGTAGAAGCCGACGTTGTCGTGCACGTTGTTGTACGTGCCCGGCTTGAACAGGTGTGCGACGCGCCGGTCCGCCATCTGCGCGGTCAGCGTGTCCTTCTGGTTGTTGAAGTCGGTGTCGAGCTGCGCCTGGATCGTCGCCGCCGACATGCTCGGGTCGAAGATCCGCACGTTGGACCCGAAGTTCGGGGTGTCCGACTGGGTCGGGCAGCCGGCCTGGGTGCCGATCGTGTAGCTCGCGCTGGACACCGGTGACGTCGTCGACCCGGACTTGAGCGCGATCGCGTTGACCGTGCGGGAGTTCGGGACGCTGATCGGTCCGCTGTAGAGCGTCGAGGACGCGGTCGGCGTCGAGCCGTCCACCGTGTACCGGATCGTCGCGCCCGAGGTGGCGCTGCTGATGGTCACCGTCTGCGCGGACGAGTACGTGCCGCCGGGCGGGCTGAACGTCGGCGCCGCGACCGTCGTCGAGCTGCCGCCGACGGTGTAGCTGAAGTGCGGGGTGTCGTACTGCGGGCCGCTCTTCTCGTAGGTGAACCAGTAGTCGAGCGTGTTCCCGGTGCTCAGGCCGCTGACGGTGGTCCGCCAGGTGCCGGAGCCGTTGGTCATCCGCACGTTCTGCTGGCCGACGCCGGGGACGCCGGTGTAGTGGACGTCCACGTACACCGCGGGGGTCGTCGGGGTGAAGTTGAGCTGCAGCTGAGTGGAGCTGAGCTGGGTGACGCTCTGGGTGTAGTCGTCGGCCGCGAAGGCGGCGGGGGCGCTGAGCCCGGCCGCCACCAGCAGTGCCGAGGCGACGAGCGCGAACCTCGGGCCGCGTCGTCGTAGCTTGTTCAGGGTCCGGTTCACGCCGTGACACCTCCGCCGTTGGGGATCCACGAGCATTCGTTGTGAGTCACAACAAATTAGCTCCCGGTTACCGGTACTTCGGTCACTTTTTGGTAACACTTGTCTGGACCAATCACTCGGGTGAGTGAGTCACTTCGTGACTGTTCGTCCGTTTGGCGGTGCAGTGGGCGAATGACTGAACCGAGAAACATCCGTCGAGCGGGTGACCCCGGACGAGTGACATGCGACGATCCCGTGCCACACCCGGTCCCCTACCGAGGAGTAGCATGGCCCGTTCGCGTGGACTCGTTCGCACTCTCACCGCCTTGTGTCTGGTCACGGCCCCGCTGTCGGTGGCCGTCGCCTCGCCCGCCGCTGCCGCGCCGCTCAAGAGCGGTGGCGTCGTCAACTTCGGCTGCGCCACCTCCGGCAAGCTGCACTGCCTCGGCAAGTCGATCCGTTCCCCGAAGGGCTCCGGCCCGTTGCTCACCTCCACCCCGGTCGGGTACGGCCCGGCCGAAATCCAAGCGGCGTACAACCTCGGCGGGTTGCACGCGAACGGCAAGACAGTGGCCATTGTGGACGCCCAAGACGCGCCGACGGCCGAAGCGGACCTGGCCAAGTTCCGGTCCGCGCGCGGGCTTTCGCCGTGCACGACGGCCAACGGCTGCTTCAAGAAGGTCAACCAGAACGGCGCGGCGAGCCCGCTGCCCGCGCCGGACTACGGCTGGGCGATGGAGATCAGCCTCGACCTCGACGCGGTGTCGGCGACCTGCCCGGACTGCAAGATCCTGTTGGTGGAAGCCGATTCGCCGGACACGGACCCGCTGATGACGGCGGTCGACACGGCGGCCGCGACGCCGGGCGTGGTGGCGATCTCCAACAGCTACGGCGGTACCGAAGATTCGACGATCCTCGCCGCGGACGCCCACCTGAACCACCCGGGCATCGCGGTCACCGCGTCCTCGGGCGACTCCGGCTACGGCGTCAGCTGGCCGGCCTCGTCGCCGTACGTCACGGCGGTGGGCGGCACCACGCTGAAGAAGTCGACGACCGCCGCGCGCGGCTGGACCGAGACGACGTGGAAGGGCAGTGGCAGCGGGTGTTCCGCCCTGGAAGCGAAACCCGCGTGGCAGCACGACACCGCGTGTGCGAAAAGGACGGTCGCGGACGTCTCGGCGGTCGCGGACCCGGCCACCGGGCTCGGCGTCTACGACACGTACAACAGTTGCGGCAGCTCGTCGTTCTGCGACCTGTTGCTGTCGCTGGGGCTCGCCCAGGGCGCGGACGGCTGGATCCAGGTCGGCGGTACGAGCCTGTCGTCGCCGGTGATCGCGAGCGTCTACGCGCTGGCGGGCAACTCGGTGACGTCGGGGTCCTACCCGTACGCGCACGCTGACGGGCTCTACGACGTGACGTCGGGTTCGAACGGCAGTTGCGGTGGGACGTACCTCTGCACGGCGGGTCCCGGTTACGACGGGCCGACCGGGCTGGGCACCCCGCACGGGACGGCCGGGTTCTGAGGGCCGGTGGCCCCGGCGAGCGCGCCGGGGCCACTGTCCACTTGCCACGGACGGGTGACCTTTGCGTGCGGGCTCCCGGTGCGGGGTAAGGATGACTGCATGCTGGACACCGAGCTGCTGTCGCGGACGCCCTCGAGGGTGCTCGACGTCGTCACCCCGCTCGGGGACGTGCGTTTCGCCGTCCGCGTAGGGGGTTGGGACGTGCCGGCGAGACCGGAGCTGACCTGGGGCCTCGACGCCGGCGCGCGGCTGTGCCGGTGGCGGCACCAGTCCGTGCGGCTCGATGTGCTCTCCGGGCGGACCACGC
Coding sequences within:
- a CDS encoding chitobiase/beta-hexosaminidase C-terminal domain-containing protein, with amino-acid sequence MNRTLNKLRRRGPRFALVASALLVAAGLSAPAAFAADDYTQSVTQLSSTQLQLNFTPTTPAVYVDVHYTGVPGVGQQNVRMTNGSGTWRTTVSGLSTGNTLDYWFTYEKSGPQYDTPHFSYTVGGSSTTVAAPTFSPPGGTYSSAQTVTISSATSGATIRYTVDGSTPTASSTLYSGPISVPNSRTVNAIALKSGSTTSPVSSASYTIGTQAGCPTQSDTPNFGSNVRIFDPSMSAATIQAQLDTDFNNQKDTLTAQMADRRVAHLFKPGTYNNVHDNVGFYTSVAGLGQNPGDVLINGDVTVDAFNASDNGVALQNFWRSAENMAVNPSGGQERWAVAQAAPFRRMDVRGGLQLYPASYGFASGGYIADTKVAGQAASVSQQQWYTRDSQLGSWNGGVWNMVFSGTSGAPATTFPNPPETTLATTPVSRDVPYLYVDGSGKYRVFLPSLRTNASGPSWANGSTPGTSAPMSQFYVVKSGDTASSINNALAAGCNLFFTPGVYHLNQTLNVTKANTTILGIGYPTLVPDNGVNAMQVSDVDGVRLKGLLFDAGTTNSQALLTVGQSGSSASHASNPTTVQDVFFRIGGAIAGKATNSLIVNSSDTIIDHIWAWRADHGNAGTYGWNTNTADTGLVVNGANVLATGLFVEHYQKYQVIWNGQGGRTIFFQNEMPYDVPNQASWNAPSGVAGYAAYKVASNVTSHEAWGLGSYCFFDTNPAVSSYHAFEVPNTSGVKFHSLLSVSLNYRGTITHVINDTGGVTPSGTVPVNVVSYP
- a CDS encoding S53 family peptidase produces the protein MARSRGLVRTLTALCLVTAPLSVAVASPAAAAPLKSGGVVNFGCATSGKLHCLGKSIRSPKGSGPLLTSTPVGYGPAEIQAAYNLGGLHANGKTVAIVDAQDAPTAEADLAKFRSARGLSPCTTANGCFKKVNQNGAASPLPAPDYGWAMEISLDLDAVSATCPDCKILLVEADSPDTDPLMTAVDTAAATPGVVAISNSYGGTEDSTILAADAHLNHPGIAVTASSGDSGYGVSWPASSPYVTAVGGTTLKKSTTAARGWTETTWKGSGSGCSALEAKPAWQHDTACAKRTVADVSAVADPATGLGVYDTYNSCGSSSFCDLLLSLGLAQGADGWIQVGGTSLSSPVIASVYALAGNSVTSGSYPYAHADGLYDVTSGSNGSCGGTYLCTAGPGYDGPTGLGTPHGTAGF